From Myxococcota bacterium, one genomic window encodes:
- the pnp gene encoding polyribonucleotide nucleotidyltransferase: MDHNSKKHHTLSVNIGDVPMTFEVGKIAKQAAGSVWVRWGDSAVLVTVCSSSKPRAGIDFFPLTCEYIEKAYAAGRIPGGFFKRETKPRDAEILNARIVDRSVRPLFPEGFFNEVQIIATVMSHDGEHDTDVMALCGASMALHVSPLPFALQSGPIAGVRVARVGGKFIANPTVSVRAKSDIDMFVSMSADAIVMVEGGADQVSEKDLIDALFFAHKEGQKVIKACVAMRKQMGQPKQAFAVPTKNDDLFGRVKKAVTTAKLDKALKIVEKPERYEKTAAIKEKVLSKIKEEEAGLASEYFEDIKASLVRLSVLDSGKRIDGRTGDQIRPICSEVGILPRAHGSAMFTRGETQAIVSVTLGTQDDEQRLDTLLGESTRKFMLHYNFPPFSVGEARPLRGTSRREIGHGALAERAVEKMASQGDDFPYTIRIVSEITESNGSSSMASVCGATLAMWDAGIKLQAPVAGIAMGLIKEDDRVAILSDILGDEDHLGDMDFKICGTEKGVTAIQMDIKIDGLSREILTDALEQARTGRLHILAEMKKALTEARPDLSEHAPRITTMRIHPDKIRDIIGPGGRVIRDIVAKSGAKVDITDDGIVRIAAVGSESLKKAMRIIEDITKEAEVGTVYRGLVKRLMDFGAFVELFPGTEGLVHISELSDNRVTQISDILQEGDEVNVAVLSIDREGKIRLSRKRAVGKEPGEKINLS; this comes from the coding sequence ATGGATCACAACAGCAAGAAACACCACACCCTCAGCGTCAATATTGGCGATGTCCCCATGACTTTCGAAGTGGGCAAAATTGCCAAGCAGGCCGCTGGTTCTGTTTGGGTTCGTTGGGGCGATTCGGCCGTTTTAGTAACGGTATGCTCGTCCTCTAAACCCCGTGCTGGCATCGACTTTTTCCCGCTCACTTGTGAGTACATTGAAAAAGCTTATGCCGCAGGCAGAATCCCGGGTGGTTTCTTCAAACGTGAGACCAAACCAAGGGACGCAGAAATCCTCAACGCTCGTATCGTTGACCGCTCTGTTCGGCCCTTGTTCCCTGAAGGATTTTTCAACGAAGTTCAGATCATCGCGACGGTCATGTCCCATGATGGTGAGCATGATACAGATGTGATGGCCTTGTGCGGTGCCTCTATGGCACTTCACGTGAGTCCCCTGCCCTTTGCTTTGCAGTCGGGTCCGATTGCAGGTGTTCGAGTGGCTAGGGTGGGCGGCAAGTTTATTGCAAACCCAACGGTTTCAGTGAGAGCTAAAAGCGACATCGACATGTTTGTTTCGATGTCTGCGGACGCCATTGTGATGGTGGAAGGCGGGGCTGACCAAGTTTCAGAAAAAGATTTAATTGACGCTTTGTTTTTTGCACACAAAGAAGGACAAAAAGTTATCAAAGCTTGCGTCGCCATGCGTAAGCAAATGGGCCAGCCTAAGCAAGCCTTTGCGGTGCCTACAAAAAACGACGATTTATTTGGGCGCGTCAAAAAAGCTGTGACTACAGCGAAGCTCGATAAGGCTTTGAAAATTGTGGAAAAGCCTGAACGTTATGAAAAGACGGCTGCCATTAAAGAAAAAGTATTAAGCAAAATCAAAGAAGAAGAAGCTGGCCTTGCTTCTGAATACTTTGAAGATATTAAAGCAAGTTTGGTCCGTTTGAGCGTATTAGATTCAGGCAAACGCATTGACGGCAGAACTGGCGATCAAATCAGACCGATTTGCTCAGAAGTCGGTATCTTGCCTAGAGCACACGGCTCCGCCATGTTTACCCGCGGCGAAACTCAAGCCATTGTGAGTGTCACGCTTGGCACACAAGACGATGAACAGCGATTGGATACGCTACTGGGCGAATCAACTCGTAAGTTCATGCTGCATTACAACTTTCCGCCATTTTCTGTGGGCGAAGCAAGGCCTTTGAGAGGCACTTCACGCCGAGAAATTGGTCATGGCGCTTTGGCAGAGCGAGCTGTAGAGAAAATGGCTTCGCAAGGCGATGACTTCCCTTACACCATCCGTATTGTGTCAGAAATCACTGAATCAAACGGCTCGTCTTCGATGGCTTCCGTTTGCGGTGCGACCTTGGCGATGTGGGATGCCGGTATCAAGCTTCAAGCACCTGTGGCTGGCATTGCCATGGGCCTTATTAAAGAAGACGACCGCGTTGCCATCTTGAGCGATATCTTGGGCGATGAAGACCACCTCGGCGATATGGACTTTAAGATCTGCGGCACCGAAAAGGGTGTCACGGCGATTCAAATGGACATCAAGATTGATGGCCTATCTCGCGAAATCTTAACAGATGCTCTAGAGCAAGCTCGCACCGGCCGTTTACATATTTTAGCTGAAATGAAGAAGGCGCTGACAGAAGCTCGTCCTGATCTTTCTGAGCACGCCCCTCGCATTACCACCATGCGCATTCATCCTGACAAAATCAGAGATATCATTGGCCCAGGCGGTCGCGTAATTCGCGATATCGTAGCCAAAAGCGGCGCTAAAGTTGATATTACCGATGATGGCATTGTCCGCATTGCAGCGGTTGGCTCTGAGAGCCTTAAAAAAGCTATGCGCATTATTGAAGATATTACCAAGGAAGCCGAAGTCGGCACGGTATATCGCGGCCTCGTCAAGCGCCTGATGGACTTTGGTGCTTTCGTTGAACTGTTCCCGGGAACAGAAGGCCTGGTCCACATCTCAGAACTTTCGGATAATCGCGTCACTCAGATTTCAGATATTTTGCAAGAAGGCGACGAAGTAAATGTTGCTGTCTTGAGTATCGATCGAGAAGGCAAGATTCGATTAAGCCGTAAGAGAGCAGTGGGTAAAGAACCAGGTGAAAAAATCAATTTATCGTAG
- the rpsO gene encoding 30S ribosomal protein S15, translating into MTLRPKQDIVSQFAQHPSDTGSPEVQVALLTDRINHLTEHFKTHEKDHHSRRGLLKMVSQRRRLIKYLSSLSFARYKKLIGELGLRK; encoded by the coding sequence ATGACATTACGTCCAAAACAAGACATCGTTTCTCAATTTGCTCAGCATCCTTCCGATACAGGTTCTCCTGAAGTTCAGGTCGCTTTGCTGACAGACAGAATTAACCACTTAACCGAACACTTTAAAACACACGAAAAAGATCATCACTCACGTCGTGGTCTTTTGAAAATGGTTTCACAAAGACGCCGTCTAATCAAATACTTGAGCAGCCTGAGCTTTGCTCGTTACAAAAAATTGATTGGCGAGCTTGGATTGCGCAAATAA
- a CDS encoding L-threonylcarbamoyladenylate synthase translates to MLCQRLDANNPDHVRKAADLILQGELVAFPTETVYGLGALGLNEAAIQKVYDAKGRPGYNPLIQHVASADEALKLFKIPPGPPFSKGGGYWPGPLTLVGFKADHVPLLATAGLDKVAVRVPAHPVARELLRLVGAPVVAPSANASTRPSSTTADHVFLTLGDKISAVLDGGPCEFGLESTVVDFTMEPPVILRQGALILPELTFKLSSSSEGSPGRLDKHYAPIIPEIRWASAVQIASAPKDCAILSHQGHTPASYAKDLFAAFYRFEQAGYQRLWIEYLPEDRSWDGIRDRIQRALTAS, encoded by the coding sequence ATGCTTTGTCAAAGGCTTGATGCCAATAACCCAGATCACGTGCGAAAAGCCGCTGACCTCATCCTTCAAGGTGAGTTGGTCGCATTCCCGACGGAAACGGTTTATGGTTTGGGCGCCTTAGGCTTAAACGAAGCGGCGATTCAAAAAGTTTACGATGCAAAAGGAAGGCCGGGGTATAACCCTCTGATTCAGCATGTGGCTAGTGCAGATGAGGCGCTTAAGCTGTTTAAAATCCCCCCCGGCCCCCCTTTTTCAAAGGGGGGAGGATATTGGCCTGGGCCTTTGACATTGGTTGGTTTCAAGGCCGACCACGTGCCGTTGTTAGCGACCGCTGGGTTAGATAAAGTCGCGGTGCGTGTGCCGGCGCACCCGGTTGCGCGCGAGCTTTTGCGTCTGGTTGGCGCACCGGTGGTTGCACCTAGTGCTAATGCTTCCACGAGGCCAAGCAGCACCACTGCGGATCATGTATTTTTAACTTTAGGCGATAAAATCAGTGCTGTTTTAGATGGCGGGCCTTGCGAATTCGGGCTTGAATCTACTGTAGTGGATTTTACCATGGAACCGCCGGTCATCTTAAGACAAGGCGCACTCATATTGCCCGAGCTAACATTCAAATTATCCAGTAGCAGTGAAGGCTCACCCGGAAGACTGGATAAGCACTATGCACCGATCATCCCCGAAATCCGGTGGGCGAGCGCGGTTCAAATCGCCAGCGCACCAAAAGACTGTGCAATCTTAAGCCATCAAGGTCATACACCTGCCAGTTACGCCAAAGACCTATTCGCAGCCTTTTATAGATTTGAACAAGCAGGCTATCAGCGCTTGTGGATAGAATATCTGCCCGAAGATAGAAGCTGGGACGGCATCAGAGACCGCATCCAGCGGGCGTTGACAGCTTCTTAA
- a CDS encoding nucleotidyltransferase family protein — protein MILAAGLGTRLRPLTLTTPKPLIKLKGKPLIQYALDYMVQAGVSKIAINTHYLAEQIPEALGNNYQGVPLHYLYEPEILGTGGGLKNACDQVLGFDETVFLMNSDILVDLDVKGFLDAHQKADPDVSLLLKTVDDPEWFGAIGTNEHGYVKTMVNFIPYYGEALLKRMFCGTHLISPQALRRLPNMKSFGIIEDFYVPLVKAGAEILGVEQAGVYSDLGTIESLNAAER, from the coding sequence ATGATTCTAGCAGCAGGCCTAGGCACGCGCCTTCGGCCTTTGACCCTGACCACGCCTAAGCCATTGATAAAATTAAAGGGCAAGCCTTTGATTCAATACGCACTGGATTATATGGTGCAGGCCGGTGTTTCGAAAATAGCCATTAATACCCATTATTTGGCTGAGCAGATTCCTGAAGCTCTAGGAAATAACTATCAGGGCGTTCCATTACATTATTTATATGAACCCGAAATCTTAGGCACGGGAGGCGGTCTCAAGAATGCTTGCGACCAAGTCTTGGGTTTCGATGAAACGGTGTTTTTAATGAACAGTGATATTTTGGTTGATTTGGATGTAAAAGGTTTTTTAGATGCACATCAAAAGGCAGATCCAGATGTCAGCTTATTGTTAAAGACTGTAGATGACCCAGAATGGTTTGGCGCCATTGGAACCAACGAGCATGGTTACGTGAAAACGATGGTGAACTTTATCCCCTATTATGGGGAAGCGTTGTTAAAGCGTATGTTTTGCGGGACGCATCTAATTTCGCCGCAGGCTCTGCGCCGGCTGCCGAATATGAAGAGCTTTGGCATAATAGAAGATTTCTACGTGCCGCTCGTGAAGGCAGGCGCAGAGATTTTAGGCGTAGAGCAAGCAGGCGTGTATTCGGACCTTGGGACTATTGAAAGCCTAAACGCAGCCGAAAGGTAA
- a CDS encoding glutamate-5-semialdehyde dehydrogenase has translation MNPIFANAKQASRKLALLDDQTNKHVLQAFAENLRLRQGELIAANLKDLSAVPSENPNHDRLLLTAERIESMAAAVEAIASMHSPCGIILDESIRPTGLAIQQITVPLGVVGMIYESRPNVTADAFALCFRSSNACILKGGSEAQNSNAFIVQLIQNALEKFGVEPSVITLLPADRAAGAELLKARGYVDVLIPRGSQQLIDYVRQNAEVPVIETGAGVVHVYFDQYGDLEKGRAIIDNAKSRRVSVCNALDTLLVHESRQDELPQLIEPLRQKGLLISEEYGKEFLSLQLSVKIVASIEEALEHIEQYGSKHSEAIVTEDPRNAEIFLKRVDAAAVYVNASTAFTDGGEFGLGAEIGISTQKLHARGPFALKALTSYKWLIRGSGQVR, from the coding sequence ATGAACCCAATATTTGCCAACGCGAAACAAGCTAGTCGCAAACTCGCGCTTTTGGATGACCAAACCAATAAGCACGTCCTGCAGGCTTTTGCTGAAAACCTGCGCCTGAGGCAAGGCGAGCTCATAGCGGCCAATCTCAAAGATTTAAGCGCTGTTCCGTCTGAAAATCCCAACCACGACCGCCTGCTCCTTACTGCGGAGCGCATCGAATCCATGGCTGCGGCTGTAGAAGCCATCGCCTCGATGCATTCGCCTTGCGGCATCATATTAGACGAATCGATCAGACCCACCGGTCTGGCGATTCAGCAAATCACCGTTCCCTTAGGTGTTGTCGGTATGATTTACGAGTCCAGGCCGAATGTTACGGCAGACGCCTTCGCCCTATGTTTTCGCTCGTCCAATGCCTGCATTTTAAAAGGTGGCTCTGAAGCTCAAAACTCCAATGCCTTTATCGTACAGCTAATCCAAAATGCACTTGAAAAATTTGGTGTAGAGCCTTCGGTGATCACACTCTTGCCAGCAGATAGGGCCGCGGGCGCTGAGTTATTGAAGGCGCGTGGTTATGTCGATGTGCTCATCCCTAGGGGCAGTCAGCAGTTAATCGACTATGTCAGGCAAAATGCTGAAGTGCCGGTTATCGAGACTGGGGCCGGTGTGGTACATGTGTACTTTGATCAATACGGCGATCTGGAAAAAGGCCGTGCGATTATCGACAACGCGAAATCTAGACGGGTCAGCGTGTGTAACGCTTTGGATACGCTGTTGGTCCATGAAAGCCGCCAGGATGAACTGCCGCAATTAATAGAACCGCTACGTCAAAAAGGCCTGCTTATCTCCGAAGAATACGGCAAAGAATTTTTATCTCTGCAGCTGTCTGTTAAAATCGTTGCGAGCATTGAAGAAGCGCTCGAGCATATTGAACAATACGGTTCCAAACATAGCGAAGCCATCGTTACCGAAGATCCAAGAAACGCTGAGATTTTCCTAAAGCGGGTCGATGCAGCTGCCGTTTATGTGAATGCTTCAACCGCTTTCACCGATGGCGGTGAATTTGGCCTAGGCGCAGAGATTGGCATCAGCACCCAAAAGTTACACGCCAGAGGCCCCTTCGCGCTGAAAGCGCTAACCAGCTACAAATGGCTAATCAGAGGCAGCGGGCAAGTGAGGTAA
- the proB gene encoding glutamate 5-kinase has product MKRVVIKIGSQTIVDAKGTLNIHRMAELIRQIAILKESGFAVVLVTSGAVASGTGLLPISSSSDVVKKQILASLGQAKLIETYNFILKHYGLMASQILLTKEDFKTQTHNENITHLFGELLLQQNILPIVNENDTVAITELMFTDNDELASLVAEKINADCLVILTNVNGVYDQDPANPSAKVIAHLQATGEAWPEISASKSQHGRGGMQSKLTTARKLAALGINTHIANADEPNVLLRLIAEKERLGTEITP; this is encoded by the coding sequence ATGAAACGCGTGGTCATCAAAATTGGCAGCCAAACCATTGTAGATGCCAAAGGGACGCTCAACATTCACCGAATGGCGGAGCTCATTAGGCAAATAGCGATTCTTAAAGAATCAGGTTTTGCAGTCGTTCTGGTGACCTCAGGCGCCGTTGCCTCTGGAACTGGCCTCCTGCCGATCAGCTCGTCTTCAGATGTCGTAAAAAAGCAGATTCTAGCAAGCCTAGGGCAAGCTAAGTTAATCGAGACCTATAATTTTATTCTGAAGCACTATGGCCTGATGGCATCCCAAATCCTACTGACCAAAGAAGATTTCAAAACACAAACGCACAATGAAAACATCACGCACTTATTTGGCGAGTTGCTGCTTCAGCAAAATATTTTGCCTATTGTTAATGAAAACGACACGGTGGCAATCACCGAACTGATGTTCACGGATAACGACGAGCTAGCCAGTTTAGTAGCCGAAAAAATTAACGCCGACTGCCTGGTTATTCTGACCAATGTCAACGGCGTTTATGATCAAGACCCTGCAAACCCAAGTGCCAAAGTGATCGCGCATCTTCAAGCTACTGGAGAAGCTTGGCCAGAAATTTCTGCCAGCAAAAGCCAGCACGGCAGAGGCGGCATGCAAAGCAAGCTAACTACCGCACGTAAGCTAGCCGCCTTAGGCATCAACACGCATATCGCTAACGCAGATGAACCAAACGTCTTGCTTCGCCTGATTGCCGAAAAAGAACGACTTGGTACGGAAATCACACCATGA
- the proC gene encoding pyrroline-5-carboxylate reductase — MTTIKLLQVGCGNMGSAMLKAWARCDFLQEAWVIQPSLTAPAAFAEYSNVHFAAALSGVREDFIPDLVVFAVKPQTAAPIVAHYTQFKTECLYLSVMSGISFKWLGNILGGESAFVRLMPNLAAKLGQSMSLAVSNDHATPRQREMANHLGKALGSILWLDSEHLLEAGTPISGSGPAYYFLLTECLEQAAIDLGFGKDAAKQLAEQTLLGSALLLQNSDQSAENFRQQVSSKGGITLAALEVLNQPPLVDKVKLAIAAAIKREQELAQ, encoded by the coding sequence ATGACCACGATTAAACTGCTTCAAGTTGGATGCGGCAATATGGGCAGCGCCATGCTCAAAGCTTGGGCACGGTGTGATTTTCTGCAAGAAGCTTGGGTTATCCAGCCATCATTAACGGCGCCTGCCGCATTCGCTGAATATTCAAATGTGCATTTTGCTGCAGCGCTTTCAGGCGTTCGTGAAGACTTCATACCTGACCTTGTGGTGTTTGCCGTCAAGCCGCAAACGGCTGCCCCAATCGTCGCGCATTACACGCAATTTAAGACCGAATGTCTTTACCTGTCGGTCATGTCAGGCATTTCTTTTAAATGGTTAGGCAATATTCTAGGCGGCGAATCCGCATTCGTCCGACTCATGCCAAACCTTGCCGCTAAGCTTGGGCAAAGCATGTCACTCGCTGTTTCCAACGACCACGCGACGCCAAGACAAAGAGAAATGGCCAATCACCTGGGCAAAGCGCTTGGCTCAATCCTTTGGCTAGACAGTGAACATTTGCTCGAGGCAGGAACCCCCATCAGTGGCTCAGGCCCTGCTTATTACTTCTTGCTCACTGAATGCTTAGAACAAGCAGCGATTGATTTAGGTTTCGGTAAAGACGCTGCCAAACAACTGGCAGAACAAACACTTCTAGGGAGCGCCCTGCTTCTGCAAAACAGCGACCAATCCGCAGAAAATTTTCGCCAGCAAGTCAGCAGCAAAGGCGGCATCACTTTGGCGGCACTCGAAGTGCTGAACCAGCCACCCCTCGTGGACAAGGTCAAACTAGCCATCGCGGCAGCAATCAAGCGCGAACAAGAGTTAGCCCAATGA
- the speB gene encoding agmatinase, which translates to MIPLNGRVFPRFSGIKTFFRLPILSTDKDFEEANIAILGIPFDGGTSYRPGARFAPEHVRSMSSLGRGYNPVQAINIFKKHIVGDAGDVQVFPQDIARTHESIQQRVAYLLQKKCFPMIVGGDHSTSIGSIQAIVDHYGPIGIIHFDAHTDAYPAAWDCDIHHGTFMRLGHERGWFQKDRVLQIGLRGPCSSEDDLDTVRSFGYKMVTSDEIQLSGLDAAKSAIRALGKGPVYLSFDVDCLDPAFAPGTGTPVPGGLSSFQAMQLIRAMNDLELVGADLVEISPPYDSNDLTSLVAVTLMAEIMATL; encoded by the coding sequence ATGATTCCACTCAACGGCCGTGTGTTTCCCCGGTTCTCTGGCATCAAAACCTTTTTCAGGCTGCCCATATTAAGCACCGATAAGGACTTTGAAGAAGCAAACATCGCTATCCTCGGAATTCCCTTTGATGGTGGTACTTCCTACCGTCCGGGCGCACGTTTTGCGCCTGAACATGTGCGCAGCATGAGTTCCCTTGGTCGTGGCTACAATCCTGTGCAAGCCATCAATATTTTTAAAAAACATATCGTTGGAGATGCTGGCGATGTGCAGGTTTTTCCTCAAGATATCGCCCGAACACATGAGAGCATTCAGCAGCGCGTCGCGTACCTACTGCAGAAGAAATGTTTTCCGATGATTGTGGGTGGAGACCACTCCACCAGCATTGGTAGCATCCAGGCAATTGTCGATCATTACGGGCCAATCGGAATCATTCATTTTGACGCTCACACCGACGCCTACCCTGCAGCCTGGGACTGTGACATCCATCACGGCACCTTTATGCGCTTGGGGCATGAACGTGGCTGGTTCCAAAAGGACCGCGTCCTGCAAATTGGACTTAGAGGCCCTTGTTCTAGCGAAGATGACTTGGATACCGTTCGTAGTTTTGGCTACAAAATGGTGACCAGCGACGAAATACAGCTCAGCGGTTTAGACGCAGCCAAAAGTGCGATTAGAGCCTTGGGAAAAGGCCCGGTCTATTTAAGCTTTGACGTGGATTGCCTCGATCCGGCCTTTGCGCCTGGCACCGGAACACCAGTACCCGGCGGCTTAAGCTCATTCCAAGCCATGCAGCTAATTCGCGCCATGAACGACTTAGAGTTGGTCGGTGCAGATCTCGTTGAAATATCACCACCCTATGACAGTAACGATTTAACTTCCTTGGTCGCTGTCACGTTGATGGCCGAAATCATGGCAACATTATGA
- a CDS encoding DUF4360 domain-containing protein has protein sequence MRTILLSLLVTSACLALGPVTITSPVAVGDCAADDIRVVEEAGEYYIAAYFQNMDAIAETKVLDKKRCTMNYKIQLAPDYKLDVFQFSVDGVYQLSEHGTARLTVSHRVVNNSSARTTKFFSASQGDAAMGDIHDYSGAISADQIPASYSHCGASIPLTTSIYAEAVKPAADQTGLTRISLDEGVSSHYTKLCKIVVDPCQR, from the coding sequence ATGCGCACGATTTTACTTAGTTTATTGGTCACTTCTGCCTGCTTAGCCTTGGGCCCGGTGACAATTACTTCCCCTGTTGCTGTTGGAGACTGTGCTGCGGACGACATTCGAGTCGTTGAAGAAGCCGGCGAATATTACATCGCAGCCTATTTCCAAAACATGGATGCCATCGCTGAAACCAAAGTTCTCGATAAAAAGCGATGTACCATGAACTACAAGATTCAGTTGGCACCTGATTATAAGCTTGATGTATTTCAGTTTTCAGTGGATGGCGTATATCAACTCTCCGAGCATGGAACCGCACGCCTAACTGTGTCCCATCGCGTGGTAAATAACTCATCTGCCAGAACAACCAAGTTTTTCAGCGCCTCGCAAGGCGATGCTGCAATGGGCGATATTCATGATTATTCTGGCGCAATTTCGGCCGATCAGATTCCAGCTAGCTATAGCCATTGTGGCGCAAGCATTCCGCTCACCACTTCAATCTATGCAGAAGCTGTCAAGCCAGCCGCTGACCAAACTGGTTTAACACGGATTTCGCTAGATGAAGGTGTCTCCAGCCATTACACCAAACTTTGCAAGATTGTTGTCGATCCGTGCCAACGATAG
- a CDS encoding DUF4360 domain-containing protein has protein sequence MMFRSYLFCALATSCLLHAGIEPLEVVDLTQSADCGELNHEVNVDPNDSAIQCLRVYFKSFAIEALNLQAPQRNCHLTAKIKIPAGAQFQATEAIAEGAYLMGPSSKGGISLTYELPQAGAIGSWIEAFRPNTKGDFNFTAKVNSSNFTQCQTQDTEIVLSSDIHMFIDSLAAGTSLISLDESGKRLSWNWKLKSCDPDYFGAAEFQSYYKAPDGRTYQARIKLVGLKGEYQSSAGFTGQLNDLKRSEGGKLLEGAWTASGARGNFQWRMIDTKSGRFNGSWTDTSGRAGQWWGEYL, from the coding sequence ATGATGTTTCGCTCATATTTATTTTGCGCACTCGCAACGAGCTGTCTTTTGCATGCTGGCATCGAGCCTTTGGAAGTGGTGGACCTGACCCAGTCGGCCGATTGCGGTGAGCTAAACCATGAAGTGAATGTGGACCCAAATGATTCAGCCATTCAGTGCCTCCGTGTGTATTTTAAAAGCTTCGCCATCGAAGCCTTGAACCTGCAAGCACCGCAGCGTAATTGCCACTTAACCGCTAAGATAAAAATCCCAGCGGGCGCGCAGTTTCAAGCCACGGAAGCAATCGCTGAGGGTGCCTACTTAATGGGACCGAGCAGTAAAGGCGGCATATCGCTAACCTATGAATTGCCGCAGGCCGGCGCCATTGGCAGCTGGATTGAAGCGTTTCGGCCAAACACCAAAGGCGATTTTAACTTTACCGCGAAGGTGAATTCTTCAAACTTCACTCAGTGCCAAACACAGGACACCGAAATCGTTCTTTCTTCTGATATTCACATGTTCATTGATTCCTTGGCAGCAGGCACTTCGCTCATTAGTTTAGACGAATCAGGCAAGCGCCTAAGCTGGAATTGGAAGTTAAAATCTTGCGACCCTGATTATTTCGGCGCTGCTGAGTTTCAGAGCTACTATAAAGCACCCGATGGCCGAACGTATCAAGCGCGCATCAAACTCGTTGGCTTAAAAGGCGAATATCAGTCAAGTGCTGGATTTACAGGCCAGCTAAACGATTTGAAAAGATCTGAAGGTGGCAAGCTGCTAGAAGGCGCATGGACGGCCAGTGGCGCCCGCGGTAATTTTCAATGGCGGATGATTGATACTAAAAGTGGCCGGTTTAATGGCTCTTGGACCGACACTTCTGGCCGAGCAGGGCAGTGGTGGGGTGAGTATTTATAA
- a CDS encoding GNAT family N-acetyltransferase, whose amino-acid sequence MLELPTERLRLFLPKPQQAELVLKYFIAQQEHLRPTDPPLPSDFYTASFWRENLKRSIEEFEADRSVRLFMATKSNPDEIIGVVNFTNFIRGPFQACYLGYSIAKQCEGKGLMFEALQAGIEYIFTQKKLHRVMANHLADNHRSAKVLQRLGFHVDGFSPDYLLIGDRWRDHVLNSLTNPNWSL is encoded by the coding sequence ATGCTCGAGCTGCCCACTGAACGCCTTAGATTATTTTTGCCAAAGCCACAGCAAGCTGAGTTGGTACTGAAATATTTTATCGCCCAGCAAGAGCATTTAAGACCAACAGATCCACCACTGCCATCCGATTTTTACACTGCGTCATTTTGGCGAGAGAATTTAAAGCGCAGCATCGAAGAGTTTGAAGCAGATCGCTCTGTGCGCCTATTCATGGCTACGAAATCGAATCCGGACGAAATCATTGGCGTTGTTAATTTCACCAACTTTATTCGCGGCCCATTTCAGGCCTGTTATTTGGGCTATTCGATCGCCAAACAATGCGAGGGAAAAGGCTTAATGTTCGAGGCGCTGCAGGCTGGTATCGAATACATTTTCACGCAGAAGAAGCTGCATCGGGTCATGGCCAACCATCTTGCTGACAATCACCGTAGTGCCAAGGTCTTGCAGCGGCTTGGCTTTCACGTAGACGGCTTTTCGCCGGATTACCTTTTGATTGGCGACCGCTGGCGGGACCATGTGCTCAATAGTCTGACAAATCCCAACTGGTCGTTATAA
- a CDS encoding DUF6314 family protein encodes MLFDLLSGVWRLKRRIVGSQKGLVLGKATFTPLAEGTLTYKEQGRLRSGGFSYQVEQNYIFEVKSDHNLIVRFSDGQSYLDLRFNGDLEAEGLHICGQDRYQAFYRLKPGQLESHVIVLGPQKDYEIFTSLHKGEPRFSQS; translated from the coding sequence ATGTTGTTTGATCTGTTGTCAGGTGTATGGCGGCTTAAAAGGCGAATCGTTGGGTCCCAAAAGGGGCTGGTGTTAGGTAAAGCGACTTTCACGCCTTTAGCTGAAGGTACTTTGACATACAAAGAACAAGGGCGTTTAAGATCCGGTGGCTTTTCTTACCAGGTTGAGCAAAACTATATCTTCGAAGTTAAGTCCGATCATAATCTCATTGTACGATTTTCGGATGGGCAGTCCTATCTGGATTTACGTTTCAATGGCGATTTAGAAGCTGAAGGTCTGCACATTTGTGGTCAAGACCGATATCAAGCGTTCTACAGGTTAAAACCAGGACAACTTGAGAGCCATGTGATCGTCCTAGGGCCCCAGAAAGATTATGAGATCTTCACTAGCCTTCACAAGGGCGAACCCCGATTTTCCCAATCTTGA